In one window of Scyliorhinus canicula chromosome 17, sScyCan1.1, whole genome shotgun sequence DNA:
- the LOC119951357 gene encoding zinc finger protein 615-like gives MEKRWKCMDCGKGFMAPSQLDIHRRIHTGERPFTCSVCGKGFTVLCTLQRHQRVHTAERPFTCSQCGKGFTTLSDLQQHQRVHTGERPFTCSQCEEGFAQLSALQSHRRLHTGERPFTCSQCEKGFTKLSYLQRHQRVHTGERPFTCSQCGKGFTRLSSLQIHQRLHTGEKPFTCSQCKKGFTVLPQLQRHQRVHTGERPFTCSQCEKGFTVLSSLQTHQRIHTGEKPFTCSQCEKGFTQFSNLQIHQRLHTGEKPFTCSQCGKGFTTSSNLRTHQRVHTGEKLFTCSQCEKGFTTSSNLRTHQQVHIGERPFICSQCEKGFTTLPSLRLHQRLHTAERQFTCSQCGKGFTTSSNLQIHQRVHTGEKPFTCSQCEKGFTQLTNLRIHQRIHTGEKPFTCSQCETGFTTSSNLRTHQRIHTGERPFTCSQCKKGFARLSHLQTHQRVHTRGKVLTCS, from the coding sequence atggagaaacggtggaaatgtatggactgtgggaagggatttatggCTCCATCTCAGCTGGACATTCATcgtcgcattcacactggggagaggccattcacctgctctgtgtgtgggaagggattcactgtgttatgcaccctgcagagacaccagcgagttcacactgcggagaggccgttcacttgctctcagtgtgggaagggattcactactttATCCGATCTGCAgcaacaccagcgggttcacactggagagaggccattcacctgctctcagtgtgaggagggattcgctcagttatccgCCCTGCAGTCACACCGGCgacttcacactggagagaggccattcacctgctctcagtgtgagaagggattcactaagTTATCCTATCTGCAGAGACAtcaacgggttcacactggggagaggccgttcacctgctctcagtgtgggaagggattcactcgattatccagcctgcagatacatcagcgacttcacactggggaaaagccattcacctgttctcagtgtaagaagggattcactgtgttaccccaactccagagacaccagcgagttcacactggggagaggccattcacctgctctcagtgtgagaagggattcactgtgttatccagcctgcagacacaccagcgaattcacactggggagaagccgttcacctgctctcagtgtgagaagggattcactcagttttcCAACCTGCAGATAcatcagcgacttcacactggggagaagccattcacctgctctcagtgtgggaagggattcactacttcatcgaacctgcggacacaccagcgagttcacactggggagaagctgttcacctgctctcagtgtgagaagggattcactacgtCATcgaacctgcggacacaccagcaagttcacattggggagaggccattcatctgctctcagtgtgagaagggattcactacttTACCGAGCCTCCGgctacaccagcgacttcacactgcggagaggcaattcacctgctctcagtgtgggaagggattcacaactTCATCGAACCTGCagatacatcagcgagttcacactggggagaagccgttcacctgctctcagtgtgagaagggattcactcagttaaccaacctgcggatacatcagcgaattcacactggggagaagccattcacctgctctcagtgtgagacgggattcactacttcatcgaacctgcggacacaccaacgaattcacactggggagaggccattcacctgctctcagtgtaagaagggattcgctcggttatcccacctgcagacacaccagcgagttcacactaggGGGAAGGTGTTAACCTGCTCTTAG